A single region of the Vicia villosa cultivar HV-30 ecotype Madison, WI linkage group LG4, Vvil1.0, whole genome shotgun sequence genome encodes:
- the LOC131595895 gene encoding CST complex subunit STN1, whose amino-acid sequence MLQNNNSKNPSISLHNTHVKLLAFDLLTLTPPSSPDQPFTRKSIPITRLETLGTITLRDHKPSKFLRFAIDDGTGCIPCILWLNHLTSPHLARRRSPQDLCLLADAAARSAEVVKVGVVARVRGRVTAFKGRVQVTVTDVVGERDPNAEILHWVDCVKLARNCYNLVTFSSSS is encoded by the coding sequence ATGCTTCAAAACAACAACAGCAAAAACCCATCAATCTCACTACACAACACTCACGTCAAGCTTCTAGCCTTCGACCTCCTAACCCTAACCCCACCCTCCTCCCCAGACCAACCCTTCACCCGCAAATCAATCCCCATAACCCGCCTCGAAACCCTAGGAACCATCACCCTCCGCGATCACAAACCCTCTAAGTTCCTCCGTTTCGCAATCGACGACGGAACCGGTTGCATCCCCTGTATCCTCTGGCTTAACCACTTGACTTCCCCTCATCTCGCTCGCCGTCGTAGTCCGCAGGATCTTTGTCTGCTCGCTGACGCTGCTGCGAGATCTGCGGAGGTTGTGAAGGTTGGGGTTGTCGCTAGGGTTAGGGGGAGGGTTACGGCGTTTAAGGGGAGGGTTCAGGTTACTGTGACGGATGTTGTTGGTGAAAGGGATCCTAATGCGGAGATTTTGCATTGGGTTGATTGTGTTAAGTTGGCTCGTAATTGTTATAATCTTGTTactttttcttcttcctcttaG